A window of the Streptomyces sp. NBC_00454 genome harbors these coding sequences:
- a CDS encoding Glu/Leu/Phe/Val dehydrogenase dimerization domain-containing protein: MTAALEHPVTLGIPHPTHELVQVVRGRRSGLAITVAIHSTALGPAAGGCRIAHYADPAAPIADALRLAEAMTGKNALAGLEHGGAKAVVALPTADRPTGVERTALLHDIGDAIESLGGRYIAGPDVGSGPADMSVIGERTAHVCCRPVEDGGSGDSSLHTARGTLAALGAVAEEAFGSPELAGRTFGVIGLGAVGAHVARLLERAGARLVVSDIDPAARRLAEELGATWVDPDGALAAEVDVLVPAALGGLLTARTAGLLRCAAVAGPANNQLDEPATADLLAARGVLWAPDVVVSSGGVIHATGVELRQESEERLTERIEGIADTLRQVFHTARTHRTTPATAAVTLAGQRIREGRSQSGAPASPGAGKER, from the coding sequence ATGACAGCCGCACTTGAGCACCCTGTGACCCTCGGAATCCCGCACCCCACCCACGAGTTGGTGCAGGTCGTACGCGGCCGCCGCAGCGGCCTCGCGATCACCGTCGCCATCCACTCGACCGCCCTCGGCCCGGCAGCGGGCGGATGCCGGATCGCCCACTACGCCGACCCGGCCGCCCCGATCGCGGACGCCCTGCGTCTCGCGGAGGCGATGACCGGGAAGAACGCGCTCGCCGGTCTGGAACACGGCGGCGCCAAGGCGGTCGTAGCCCTCCCGACCGCGGACCGGCCGACCGGAGTGGAGCGCACGGCCCTGCTCCACGACATCGGCGACGCGATCGAATCGCTCGGCGGCCGCTACATCGCCGGCCCGGACGTGGGCAGCGGCCCGGCCGACATGTCCGTGATCGGCGAACGCACCGCGCACGTCTGCTGCCGCCCCGTCGAGGACGGCGGCAGCGGCGACTCCTCCCTCCACACCGCGCGCGGCACCCTGGCGGCCCTGGGCGCGGTGGCCGAAGAGGCCTTCGGCTCACCGGAACTCGCCGGCCGGACCTTCGGGGTGATCGGCCTCGGCGCGGTCGGCGCCCACGTGGCGCGGCTCCTGGAACGCGCCGGGGCCCGGCTCGTGGTGAGCGACATCGACCCGGCCGCACGCCGCCTGGCCGAGGAGCTCGGCGCGACCTGGGTGGACCCCGACGGCGCCCTGGCCGCCGAGGTCGACGTCCTCGTACCGGCCGCCCTCGGCGGTCTGCTCACCGCCCGCACGGCGGGGCTGCTGCGCTGCGCCGCCGTCGCCGGCCCCGCCAACAACCAGCTCGACGAACCGGCCACCGCCGACCTGCTCGCCGCCCGGGGCGTCCTCTGGGCGCCGGACGTGGTCGTCAGCTCCGGAGGAGTCATCCACGCCACCGGGGTCGAACTGCGCCAGGAGTCCGAGGAGCGGCTGACCGAGCGCATCGAGGGGATCGCCGACACGCTCCGCCAGGTCTTCCACACGGCCCGCACCCACCGCACCACCCCCGCGACCGCCGCCGTAACCCTCGCCGGACAACGGATCCGCGAGGGCCGCTCGCAGTCCGGGGCGCCGGCATCCCCGGGGGCGGGGAAGGAGCGCTGA